One genomic segment of Nocardia sp. XZ_19_385 includes these proteins:
- a CDS encoding glycoside hydrolase family 76 protein, with the protein MNAQSGDSVWLERAGGERLDTAIISAAATAGETRSHRRGDGLLRACGKAGDRAEIRCTRWTGPRDTAPDRRARAVDRLLDRYDHGTGLWENDSSTWQSANALTTVLDFVARTDDTQYLAYVAETYRHGDVARLGIPRRTGYNDDELWWALAWIRAFDLTRDPRYLTAAQAIVDGLADQQASFCGGGLAWARTGTDPEQRPWTQVNAITNALYLTATAQLSTRVDTANRSSYLARAQSIWEWFSTGAGRALLDSSGLVNDHLDQYADTCVLVDQDTRWTYGQGAMIGGLVAMFQATGSDELIAAADRIAAATTRAASPFIRDGVLQEPSATGCPGPSCRDAETFKGVFIRNYRDLLDTRRSRVATVNFLVRQVNSLPGADEFGFRWLGPPQPDDLPNFATQAAALDVLNAA; encoded by the coding sequence GTGAACGCTCAGTCCGGCGACTCCGTGTGGCTCGAGCGTGCAGGTGGCGAAAGGCTGGATACCGCAATCATTTCCGCGGCGGCCACGGCGGGGGAGACGCGGTCACACCGGCGCGGCGACGGGCTGTTGCGCGCCTGCGGAAAAGCCGGTGACCGGGCGGAAATCCGCTGTACCCGATGGACCGGTCCGCGGGATACCGCACCGGACCGGCGGGCTCGGGCTGTCGACCGGTTGCTGGACCGATACGACCACGGGACCGGCCTCTGGGAGAACGATTCCAGCACCTGGCAGAGCGCGAACGCGCTGACCACCGTCCTCGATTTCGTGGCCCGCACCGACGACACCCAGTACCTCGCCTACGTAGCCGAAACCTATCGGCACGGTGACGTGGCCCGGCTTGGAATCCCCAGGCGGACCGGCTACAACGACGACGAACTGTGGTGGGCGTTGGCGTGGATCCGCGCCTTCGACCTCACCCGCGATCCCCGCTATCTCACTGCCGCACAGGCGATTGTCGACGGCCTCGCCGATCAACAGGCATCGTTCTGCGGCGGTGGGCTGGCGTGGGCGCGCACCGGAACCGATCCGGAGCAGCGCCCGTGGACCCAGGTGAACGCCATCACCAACGCCCTGTACCTCACGGCGACCGCCCAGCTGAGCACCCGCGTGGACACCGCGAACCGTTCGTCGTATCTCGCTCGCGCACAATCGATCTGGGAGTGGTTCAGCACCGGTGCCGGCCGTGCCTTGCTCGACAGCTCCGGACTGGTCAACGACCATCTGGACCAGTACGCCGATACCTGCGTACTCGTCGACCAGGACACGCGGTGGACCTACGGCCAAGGCGCGATGATCGGCGGGCTCGTGGCCATGTTCCAAGCGACAGGCAGCGACGAGCTGATCGCCGCCGCCGATCGCATCGCCGCGGCGACAACCCGCGCGGCCTCACCGTTCATCCGCGATGGTGTCCTCCAGGAGCCGAGCGCCACCGGTTGCCCCGGCCCGAGCTGCCGGGACGCGGAAACCTTCAAGGGTGTCTTCATACGTAACTACCGCGACCTGCTGGACACCCGCCGTTCGCGCGTGGCCACCGTGAACTTCCTTGTCCGCCAGGTGAACTCCCTGCCCGGCGCTGATGAGTTCGGCTTCCGTTGGCTGGGCCCGCCGCAACCCGACGACCTGCCCAACTTCGCCACCCAAGCAGCGGCACTGGACGTTCTCAACGCCGCATGA